From Niallia sp. Man26:
TATTTTACGTTGGCATTTACAGCGAGGGGTTGTGACAATACCTAAATCTGTGCATCAGGAACGTATAGTGGAAAACTTTAATATTTGGGATTTCACTTTAAGTGATGAAGATATGAGTAAGATTGCATTAATGGATATAGGTAAAAGCGAAATAGTTGATCATTTTTCTGCAGATATGGCTAAGATGTTGAATGAGTGGAGGATACATGAATAATTGATAAGAATTATTGTTGGTTCTATAAGTAAAGAGTAAACTATAAAAGACCGATTTTTCCTATTAGGAAATTCGGTTTTTTCTATTCAAATGGATAAGGAGGGCGAATTAAAAGACAAGTGGCCGCTAACTTATTTTTATATTCATTACTTTCCTTTACGTATAGGAACTTGCTGAACAGCTAAATATACGTATATATTTCAAAAAGATTGAGGATGATCATATGTCTAAACTAATCAAACAACAAAAAGAACTTATCGAATTTCTTGAACGTTATACACGAGAAGACGGATATTATGATACTGCCATTCCATTTTTACGTTTTGTTCGATTATCTAATACTACTGATCCGGATTATAGTGTGTATAAACCTGCCCTATTCATTGTTGTTCAGGGTACGAAGGAAGTCACTTTAGGACAGGAGCATTTTACTTATGGACCTTCTGATTATCTTGTGGCATCAGTTGGATTGCCAGCCAGAGCCCGTGTATTGGAAGCTTCTTCCGATGTTCCATATTTATCATTAAGAATTGAGTTTACGGCAAGTCAAATTCTAGAGGTTCTAAGCGGTACTGAAATTCAAGGTACCCCAATTGAAAAGGGAGAGCGAGCAATCTATGTTAGCCAGATTGAGTCATCTTTATTAGATGCTGTCATTCGATTAGTAAATTTGTTAGATAATCCAGAAGATATACAAGTACTTTCTCCTCTCTTTATTAAAGAAATTTTATATAGGGTTCTTCAGGGTACTCATGGAAATATATTGAGGCAGACTGCTATTGAAGGAAGTCACACTCACCGAATAAAAGAAGTAATTGAATATATAACAAATAATTATCATAAGGCATTTCATAGTCAAGAAATTGCGGATATAGCAAATATGAGTGTTGCCTCCCTTTATAGGTATTTTAAGGAGGTAACAGCTATGAGTCCTCTTCAATTCCAAAAGAAAATTAGACTGCAACAGGCTCGTCACCTACTATTCTCTGAGTCAACAGATGCAGCTGATGTTGCTTTCCGGGTAGGATATGAAAGTCCTTCTCAATTTAGTCGTGAATATTCTCGTTTCTTCGGTCTTCCACCAAAAGAGGACATAAAGGGATTAAGAGAGAAAAAAGACTACAAACTAAAAAGAATAAGTCTCTCCTAATTGTTTTGAAAAAAATAAACTCATTGACATAATTAATGAGTTTTGAAAACAATATAAAGGGACATGTAAAATATAGTTGTTAATTCATCAAGTGAAATAATTTAATAAGAAGAGATTAATAATGGATTTCAAGACTATATTATAAAAAAATATGTAATGATATTAAGGGTGAAAAAAAGACTAGATAGGTGAGCATATCTAGTCTTTTCTTCATTTTGTTTGCTAATCTTTTACTTAATGAATATTTGTAATAAAACAACTAAATAGTAAATATTTCAATCTTAGCTATTTATTGATGCAGTATTTTTTGAAGGGCGAGTAAGTCCAAGTGAGATTGCTGACAATAGTGCTGCGATAGCTATTAATACAGCCCCAATCCAGACGTTTGCTAGCATTGAAACACTTCCTACTATAATCCCGCCAATACCTGCACCAACAGCCATACCGATATGAATGAAGGAGGTATTTAGACTAAGCATGATACCAGAAGCTTCTGGAGCTAGTGAGGCTAAATTGAAATTCTGTGTTGTGGCAAAAACCCAGGCTGAGCCTGCCCAAATCATAAGTAATATTACTCCAGTTACTATTGAACCAGAAGTAATAGAAAGGATTATAAATAGTATAAAAAGAGAAATTAGTAATATACTAATGCTACTAATTAGTGTTTTACCACTACCAAATCGATCTCCCAAAAACCCTCCAAGCTTGGAACCAATTAAGCTAACAATTCCTAAGGAAAAGAAAGTTAAACTTATACCATCTTCATTCATGCCCATTACAATAGACAAGAATGGTGTCATGTATGTGTTTAATACTGAATAGCCAGTAAATACAAAGAAAGTGATCCCAAATGCTAAAGTTATTCTAGGTTTTTTTAAGAAAGCTAGCTGTTCACGTAGTGGAACAGGTACTTCAGCTTTAGTAGCAGGTATAGTTTTAGCTATCACTAGAATACCTACAAGACTCAAGATACCGATTCCCCAGAAAATAACTTTCCAATCATATGTGGATGCTATAACACGACCTATTGGTACGCCAAAAATTAAAGCAGAGCTAGAGCCCGCTAAAACGGTTGCTATTGCTCCTGCCTGACGATTTGGACCAGCTAATTTCGGTGCTACAGTCATTGCAGTAGTAACAAAAACTCCTGTTCCTACTGCAAGTATAACTCGAGAAACTATTAAAAAAGTAAATCCAGATAGTGTAGCAGTTAAAATACTTCCTATTACTAAAATCATGAGAGAAAGCATTAATAATTTACGACGATCCATTTTTGCTGCAGCCATCATTACAATTGGAGAACCAATAGCGAAACCAATAGAAAAGATGGTTATTAGTTGTCCTGCGGTTGATAACGAAACATTTGCTGAATCTGCAACTTTATCTAGTATGCCAGCAATTACAAATTCTGCTGTACCCGCTAAAAAGCTAATAAAAGCTAACATATATATTTTCAAAGTGTTTACCATATTTATCTACTCCTAATTTTAAAAAAATTTCACGATAGGTTATTAATAATAAATTCATTCTTAACAATCATTAGGGTGAGGAACATTTGAGATTGTGAATAATAGTTATCTAATACTATTTTTGACATTCCGATACTTTCCTACATGCAATTTATTTGCATTAAAACAGTTAATTCCCGATAAGTCCTATGATTTTTATATTTAATCCATAAAATAACTTACTTATTCATCGTCAACTGAACTTAATAAACACAGGGACATTTTCTAAGACCATAAAAGCAGAAATAAAAATTAGCTAAAAAAAGAGTATGAGAAATGAAATTAAATATAAGCCGATTACCTAACAGTAAATTACGGGAGATATACGGAGTAAATCACAGGCCTCTTTTTATGTGGAAAGAATTAAGGAACTACTATGTTATTGTGTACTTGTTTTGCTGACTCTTTAATATTTTAATTAGTTGTTTTACAAAACAAGGTTCTTAATACGTGGTATTTACATATGAAATCATCCTATTTTCTAAGTTCTTTATACCTAGGTTTGTTTAATACTAGAAAATTACTTAACTACCTCCAGTCTTTTTCCTTAATATAGGTGAACTATATACTCTCTCTACTTATAGTCTTAAATGATTAATGCTTCCTTTTTATAGTCGACACTTATAAGGGCAATAATATTTATTACATGTTTATTATGCCTTAAGTAATATGAACATCGTTATCTCATTCTTATCAAATGCTTGCCTAAATTTATCAGATGTATTAGATAAGTAATTTCAATTTGTGGCCCTTTTTAGTTTCCTTATTATAATTACTATTACTACAAGGCAAATTAATATCTGATACAAGTGTAGAAACTAGAGCACAATTTTAGGTTTAATTTCTTTTGTGTAAACACACAAAAGTACTTGCCTTGTAGTTAACTACAAGGTATATAATTCAATTTGATTTTATATCCCCTATAAGTAAGGTATCTCTAAAATACTAAAGGAGTACTGCTAATGAATATAAAAGAGGTCAGTATTAAGTTTGATATTTCTACAGAAACTCTAAGATATTATGAGCGAATTGGCTTAATACCAAAAATTACTCGTGACGATAAAGGTTATCGAAATTATTCAGAGCAAGACCAGCGTTGGGTTTATTATGCTAAGGCGCTTAGAAAAGCAGGGGTTTCGATTGAATCTTTAATTGAATATGTATCACTTGTACAAGAAGATGAAAGCTCACGTCAACTGAGGAAAGAAATATTAATCGAACAAGAAAAAAAGTTAGAAGAGAAGATTGAAATAATGCAAGAGGCATTGGGTTACTTGAGAACTAAAATAGTTGCTTATAATGATTATATTAAATCTTATGAAAAAACATTAGAGCTAGGTTACAAAGAAAATGAAGAAGGAGTTGTAGAATAATGGATTACGTTACATTAAATAATGGAATAAAAATGCCAATGGTGGGATTAGGGGTATTTAGAGTCAAAGACCAAAAGGAATGTGAAGAAATGGTCTATCAAGCAATAAAATTAGGATATCGTTTGATAGATACAGCAGCAGCTTATGAAAATGAAGAAGCTGTGGGAAGAGCGATTAAAAGAAGCAGTGTGCCACGTGAAGATTTATTTATTACTACTAAGCTATGGGTAACAGATACTAATTATGAAAGAGCAAAAAAAGGTTTTCAACGGTCATTGGATCGTTTGGGATTAGATTATATAGATTTATATTTGATACATCAACCGTATAATGATTACTATGGTGCTTGGCGGGCACTTGAGGAATTATATAGAGAAGGTAAAGTCCAAGCAATTGGCGTTGACAATTTTCAACAAGATCGTTTAATAGATTTCATCAGCTTTATTGATATAAAACCAGCTGTTAACTTGATTGAAGCGAATGTTTTCTTCCAACGTGAGGAAGAACTATTAGTAATGAAAAACAAAAATATACAGATGGAAGCATGGTCACCTTTTGCTGCTGGAGAAAATAAATTATTTACCAATGAACTTCTACAAAAGTTGAGTATAAAATATCAAAAATCTGTAGCCCAAATTGTTTTACGTTGGTTATATCAAAGAGGAATTGTATCTATTCCTAAGTCTTCAAACCCTGAAAGAATGAAAGAAAATATTGATATTTTTGGATTTGAAATAACAAGAGAAGATATGAACGCAATCGCACATTTAGATACTAGTCAAAGTTGTTTCCCAACACGTACTAAAGCTAATGAAGTTGAAGAATTTCTAGAAAACGCCAAAAAATTTCAAGTGTAGTGTAATAAGATATTTATAAAATAGCCAGGCTTTCCTTGATAAAGAAAAGCCTAGGCTAACAGTCTTGGCCAATTGAGAGTATGGAAAAATATCGATGAAATTTACACCGAACCGGTATTGAGAAAGATTAAAGATAGGGGAATAGTAGAAGGCACCTGTTGGAGCGAGTAGGGATGTATGTTTTCCTAATTATTCCTAAAAAATAAAGGAAAGTAGTTACCAATTCTCAATAACTGAAACAACTAAATATGTCACAATAATGGCAACATTCCAAAACTTGCTTATGTCACAAACGTGGCAGCATTCCTGTAATAAGTGAAGAGAATCCTTCTTGTGTCACAAACGGGGCAGGTTTGTTGAAGAAGAATTAAAATTAAAATAGCCTTGTACTTACTGAATTTTAAAACAGATAATTGATCAAGAACGGAGTGTTCCATAAATGATTATTATTTATAACTAGTTAGTATTCTGTTTAAATAGCTTTAGGCATAACCTTAACTAACATTAATAGTAGGAAGTGAACATAATGTCGGTTTTTATTCAAAATAGCGATATAAGCATTATTAACTCAATTAAGTTTAAAAAGAGGAATCTCACAGTTTTAAGTCTTGGAGTAAATTTTAGAGATTTTGAAGGTTTTTCAAATAATTTTATAAAAAATACTTTTGAGTTTCCTTTATTCTTTGTATTATCAACTGAGTTAATGGATGATGAAGATATAGAAAAGGTGAAGGAATTACATACTGATTACTTATGTAATAAAAAAAATGAATGGATGATTCTTAAAGTAGAGTCTGCTGCTCAATTAAAACTAACAACGAGACATTGTGAGGGGTTTGCTTCTAATGGTTTCCGTTCGTTTATGATAAAAGGTGAGAGTTTACTATTGGGTGAGTTATGTCCAAGTGTGAATTGGAATCATCCAATAGAATTCCCTGATCTTAATTGGGACAAGGTAATAACCTTAATTGATATAGAAGAAGTTGGGTTAACGGTATTCACTGATGATAATAGAATCAATAGTACATTAAAATTGTTAAATTATATTCCTAAAGAGTATGAAATTGATTTGAAGAATTGTGATATTTAATTTAAAAGTTCATAAGCTAACAGGTCCTTCCTTAAATAATGGAGGGTTCTTTTTTATACAACAATCTGGTCAGAATCCTTATTATAACTTAAGCATTAACCAAGTTTTGTGCTTGTTAGCCCAAGAAGGATTTTAAAATTATTGTACGAATATCTAAGTTATCCTATTTAAAGAGAAGTGATTTCTATATGAAATATAAACAAACGGAATTTACCGGAGAACTAAGAGATAAGATTAAAAACACCGAATTAATACTAAAAGACTATATCGAAAGTTTGTTAGACGAATATAAATCTGTTTTTGCAATGAAGAATTTAGAGTTTGATGCTGGATTCGATATAGAGGGAAATGACCCCTTTATGCCTGGGTACAGCTCCACAATTTCATTAGGAATTGCTGATGAAAATGAGGAACTAATAGATATACATATCATTAGAATTTGGGAATGCGAACGTTATTTATTGGGAATGGCAACTTCAAAAAAAGTTCCTGGTAGCAAAGTTATCGGTGAATTAATTGATGAGACTTTTGAAGATATCAAGGAAGAATTGAAAGAATATATTGATG
This genomic window contains:
- a CDS encoding MFS transporter, with amino-acid sequence MVNTLKIYMLAFISFLAGTAEFVIAGILDKVADSANVSLSTAGQLITIFSIGFAIGSPIVMMAAAKMDRRKLLMLSLMILVIGSILTATLSGFTFLIVSRVILAVGTGVFVTTAMTVAPKLAGPNRQAGAIATVLAGSSSALIFGVPIGRVIASTYDWKVIFWGIGILSLVGILVIAKTIPATKAEVPVPLREQLAFLKKPRITLAFGITFFVFTGYSVLNTYMTPFLSIVMGMNEDGISLTFFSLGIVSLIGSKLGGFLGDRFGSGKTLISSISILLISLFILFIILSITSGSIVTGVILLMIWAGSAWVFATTQNFNLASLAPEASGIMLSLNTSFIHIGMAVGAGIGGIIVGSVSMLANVWIGAVLIAIAALLSAISLGLTRPSKNTASINS
- a CDS encoding AraC family transcriptional regulator, which produces MSKLIKQQKELIEFLERYTREDGYYDTAIPFLRFVRLSNTTDPDYSVYKPALFIVVQGTKEVTLGQEHFTYGPSDYLVASVGLPARARVLEASSDVPYLSLRIEFTASQILEVLSGTEIQGTPIEKGERAIYVSQIESSLLDAVIRLVNLLDNPEDIQVLSPLFIKEILYRVLQGTHGNILRQTAIEGSHTHRIKEVIEYITNNYHKAFHSQEIADIANMSVASLYRYFKEVTAMSPLQFQKKIRLQQARHLLFSESTDAADVAFRVGYESPSQFSREYSRFFGLPPKEDIKGLREKKDYKLKRISLS
- a CDS encoding MerR family transcriptional regulator, whose amino-acid sequence is MNIKEVSIKFDISTETLRYYERIGLIPKITRDDKGYRNYSEQDQRWVYYAKALRKAGVSIESLIEYVSLVQEDESSRQLRKEILIEQEKKLEEKIEIMQEALGYLRTKIVAYNDYIKSYEKTLELGYKENEEGVVE
- a CDS encoding aldo/keto reductase — translated: MDYVTLNNGIKMPMVGLGVFRVKDQKECEEMVYQAIKLGYRLIDTAAAYENEEAVGRAIKRSSVPREDLFITTKLWVTDTNYERAKKGFQRSLDRLGLDYIDLYLIHQPYNDYYGAWRALEELYREGKVQAIGVDNFQQDRLIDFISFIDIKPAVNLIEANVFFQREEELLVMKNKNIQMEAWSPFAAGENKLFTNELLQKLSIKYQKSVAQIVLRWLYQRGIVSIPKSSNPERMKENIDIFGFEITREDMNAIAHLDTSQSCFPTRTKANEVEEFLENAKKFQV